A single region of the Sorghum bicolor cultivar BTx623 chromosome 7, Sorghum_bicolor_NCBIv3, whole genome shotgun sequence genome encodes:
- the LOC8071140 gene encoding polyphenol oxidase I, chloroplastic, translating to MNGSMASACATSSPLVSAPSACPSKKTAARFRRRRTVSCRATGGDNDGLLWLPRRDVMLSGLSGVAAGLACYPGLADAAECTRSDKVNENTVQCTDTEGALPCPLVSTTAPVVDFTPETKVTRVRQPVHLLSQEYQEKYKEATSKMKALPESNPLSFAAQAAIHQAYCDSYYSYHRSSSSGGSTTAAAKDDPTFDVHFSWIFAPWHRMYIYFYERALGDLIGDDTFALPFWNWDHPAGMVVPPLFRDAGAAGSTASNPLYDANRNPANLDALIDLDYLNDKDNEPIPFSGPKDEEYKKLVNKNLCTVYTQQVRKGAESFLGEKYCTDLGSSTSSMGSLERMAHTAVHVWVGKAGPTPATATCSEASGGVPNHSKGGVYSCNNDMGFLGTAGRDPLFYSHHANVDRMWHLWSTRLGGGQGFTDTDWLDASFVFYDDVESPRKVRVKFRDVLDTRDLGYTYDAEADKDLPWLRPKITSLVPHGTDDSGAAKAAAAPVFPLALTKGQVVEVPAVAVPAREAGKEQLLVIDGIEFDPQANNKFDVAINVPADKASQVGPQYKEYAGSFAVVPGSGGGGTRKGKVTLCITDVLYDLDAEDDSSVDVVIVPRTDAKVTINARPTIKNRN from the coding sequence ATGAACGGCTCCATGGCGAGCGCCTGCGCCACCTCCAGTCCCCTCGTCTCGGCGCCCTCTGCATGCCCGTCCAAGAAGACCGCCGCcaggttccggcggcgccgcaCGGTCTCGTGCAGGGCCACCGGCGGCGACAATGACGGCCTCCTCTGGCTGCCCCGGCGGGACGTGATGCTCAGCGGCCTGTCCGGTGTCGCCGCCGGGCTCGCCTGTTACCCGGGCCTCGCGGATGCTGCCGAGTGCACCAGGTCCGACAAGGTGAACGAGAACACCGTGCAGTGCACGGACACGGAAGGGGCGTTGCCGTGCCCTCTGGTATCAACGACGGCCCCCGTGGTGGACTTCACGCCGGAGACGAAGGTGACGCGCGTCCGGCAGCcggtgcatctcctgagccaggAGTACCAGGAGAAGTACAAGGAGGCCACCTCGAAGATGAAGGCGCTGCCGGAGTCGAACCCGCTGAGCTTCGCGGCGCAGGCGGCCATCCACCAGGCCTACTGCGACAGCTACTACAGCTACCACCGCTCGTCGTCGTCCGGCGgctcgacgacggcggcggccaaGGACGACCCGACGTTCGACGTCCACTTCTCGTGGATCTTCGCGCCGTGGCACCGCATGTACATCTACTTCTACGAGCGCGCCCTCGGCGACCTCATCGGCGACGACACCTTCGCGCTGCCGTTCTGGAACTGGGACCACCCCGCCGGCATGGTGGTGCCGCCGCTCTTCCgcgacgccggcgccgccggctCCACGGCCAGCAACCCGCTGTACGACGCCAACCGGAACCCTGCCAAcctcgacgccctgatcgacctAGACTACCTCAACGACAAGGATAACGAGCCCATCCCTTTCAGTGGCCCAAAGGACGAAGAATACAAGAAACTTGTCAACAAGAACCTGTGCACGGTGTACACCCAGCAAGTACGCAAGGGAGCAGAGTCGTTCCTGGGCGAGAAGTACTGCACCGACCTGGGATCAAGCACGAGCAGCATGGGCTCGCTGGAGCGGATGGCGCACACCGCCGTGCACGTCTGGGTCGGCAAGGCGGGGCCgacgccggcgacggcgactTGCAGCGAAGCTTCCGGCGGCGTCCCGAACCACAGCAAAGGCGGCGTGTACAGCTGCAACAACGACATGGGGTTCCTGGGCACGGCGGGGCGGGACCCGCTCTTCTACTCGCACCACGCCAACGTCGACCGGATGTGGCACCTCTGGTCCACCAGGCTCGGCGGCGGGCAGGGCTTCACGGACACGGACTGGCTCGACGCCAGCTTCGTCTTCTACGACGACGTCGAGAGCCCCCGGAAGGTCCGGGTCAAGTTCCGCGACGTCCTGGACACGCGCGACCTCGGGTACACGTACGACGCCGAGGCCGACAAGGACCTGCCGTGGCTGCGCCCCAAGATCACGTCGCTGGTGCCCCACGGCACGGATGACAGCGGCGCggcgaaggcggcggcggcgccggtgtTCCCGCTCGCGCTGACCAAGGGCCAGGTCGTGGAGGTGCCGGCCGTGGCTGTGCCGGCCAGGGAGGCCGGGAAGGAGCAGCTGCTGGTGATCGACGGCATCGAGTTCGACCCGCAGGCGAACAACAAGTTCGACGTCGCCATCAACGTGCCCGCGGACAAGGCGTCGCAGGTGGGGCCGCAGTACAAGGAGTACGCCGGGAGCTTCGCCGTCGTGCCgggctccggcggcggcgggacgcGGAAGGGGAAGGTCACCCTCTGCATCACCGACGTGCTGTACGACCTCGACGCTGAGGACGACAGCTCCGTCGACGTCGTTATCGTGCCGCGCACAGATGCCAAGGTGACCATCAACGCTCGCCCCACCATCAAGAATCGAAactag